The Pedobacter mucosus genome window below encodes:
- the dcd gene encoding dCTP deaminase, with product MILSDKRILEEIEKGTIIIEPFQRDCLGTNSYDVHLGKYLATYKSRVLDAKQHNEIEHFEIPKDGFVLHPGTLYLGVTLEYTETHAHVPFLEGKSSTGRLGIDIHATAGKGDVGFCNTWTLEISVAQPVKIYAGMPIGQLIYFAVEGDIETMYNSKGNAKYSNKTTKPVESMMWKNRF from the coding sequence ATGATATTATCTGATAAAAGGATACTGGAAGAAATTGAAAAAGGCACTATTATTATCGAGCCATTCCAAAGAGATTGTTTAGGAACAAATTCTTACGATGTACATCTTGGAAAGTATTTAGCTACATATAAAAGTAGGGTGTTAGATGCCAAGCAACACAATGAGATTGAGCATTTTGAAATTCCAAAAGATGGTTTCGTTCTTCACCCTGGAACACTGTATTTAGGCGTAACATTAGAGTATACCGAAACGCATGCACATGTGCCTTTTTTAGAAGGAAAAAGTAGTACAGGTCGATTAGGGATTGATATACATGCCACTGCAGGTAAAGGTGATGTTGGGTTTTGTAATACCTGGACTCTGGAAATATCTGTAGCACAGCCAGTAAAAATATATGCAGGCATGCCTATCGGACAGTTAATTTATTTTGCTGTAGAGGGTGATATCGAAACGATGTACAACTCAAAAGGAAATGCGAAGTACAGTAACAAAACCACAAAACCAGTAGAAAGCATGATGTGGAAAAACCGCTTTTAA
- a CDS encoding SGNH/GDSL hydrolase family protein, giving the protein MKILLNLILFSLLTSGCTKEKNMIGTSEADTNMVNQNPSGNFTYLALGDSYTIGESVSQAESFPYQLQKLLKNNNADVANPKIIATTGWTTDELQSAIRQVNITTKFDFVTLLIGVNNQYRGYPIATYKKEFSELLQTAIGFANGKKNRVFVVSIPDWGATPFGKNSGKGPQIIAAEIDIFNAANKEITTAAGVNYTDITPASRNAASDLTLVAGDGLHPSGKMYSEWANALFPKVSAVLK; this is encoded by the coding sequence ATGAAAATTCTATTAAATCTCATTTTATTTTCTCTCTTAACTTCGGGTTGTACAAAAGAAAAAAACATGATAGGAACCAGCGAAGCCGACACAAACATGGTGAATCAAAACCCAAGCGGTAATTTTACATATTTAGCTTTAGGTGATTCTTACACTATTGGCGAATCGGTTTCCCAAGCAGAATCGTTTCCGTATCAGCTACAAAAATTATTAAAAAATAATAATGCAGATGTTGCAAATCCAAAAATTATTGCAACTACGGGTTGGACAACCGATGAACTTCAAAGTGCGATAAGGCAGGTTAACATAACCACTAAATTTGATTTTGTAACGCTTTTAATTGGCGTAAATAATCAATATAGGGGTTACCCAATAGCCACTTACAAAAAAGAATTTTCGGAATTGCTGCAAACGGCAATTGGATTTGCCAATGGAAAAAAAAATAGGGTTTTCGTTGTTTCCATTCCGGATTGGGGCGCAACTCCATTTGGGAAGAACTCTGGAAAAGGTCCGCAGATTATAGCAGCAGAAATTGATATTTTTAACGCAGCCAATAAGGAAATCACGACTGCGGCAGGAGTAAATTATACGGATATCACACCAGCATCAAGAAATGCAGCTAGCGATTTAACCCTTGTTGCCGGCGATGGACTTCATCCAAGTGGCAAAATGTATAGTGAATGGGCAAATGCGTTGTTTCCAAAAGTGTCGGCAGTTTTAAAGTAA
- the lipB gene encoding lipoyl(octanoyl) transferase LipB, with product MNKGNSSSPLGAEGLIPTQFIDWGLTDYQDAWDRQEDLLNKTVAVKTQNRVNETQLPTPNYLIFNEHPHVYTLGKSGHPENLLLDEAGLKEKQATYYKINRGGDITYHGPGQIVGYPILDLDNFFTDIHLYLRTLEEAVILTLKDYGIEAGRYTGYTGVWLDADNEKARKICALGVRCSRWVTMHGFAFNVNVDLDYFKNIVPCGIDDKAVTSLTKELGHKLDMEEVKGKLKNHIADLFKMELIYD from the coding sequence ATGAATAAGGGAAATTCAAGTTCCCCTTTAGGGGCGGAGGGGTTAATTCCTACTCAATTTATAGATTGGGGATTAACAGATTACCAGGATGCTTGGGATAGACAAGAAGATTTACTCAATAAAACTGTGGCAGTAAAAACTCAAAATAGAGTTAATGAAACGCAGTTGCCTACACCGAATTACCTCATTTTTAACGAACATCCTCATGTTTACACATTAGGAAAAAGCGGGCATCCAGAGAATTTATTATTAGATGAAGCTGGCTTAAAAGAAAAACAAGCAACTTATTATAAAATTAACCGTGGTGGTGATATTACTTATCACGGACCCGGACAAATTGTTGGTTATCCGATACTAGATCTCGATAATTTCTTTACAGACATTCATTTATATCTTCGAACTTTAGAAGAAGCTGTTATTTTAACTTTAAAAGATTACGGCATTGAAGCCGGGCGATACACAGGTTATACCGGCGTTTGGCTAGACGCAGATAATGAGAAGGCTCGAAAAATTTGTGCTTTGGGCGTTCGTTGCAGCAGGTGGGTAACCATGCATGGCTTTGCTTTTAATGTAAATGTAGATTTAGATTATTTTAAAAACATTGTTCCTTGTGGTATTGATGATAAGGCAGTTACTTCATTGACAAAAGAGTTAGGCCATAAACTAGATATGGAAGAAGTAAAGGGAAAATTAAAAAATCATATTGCAGATCTTTTTAAGATGGAATTGATATATGATTAA
- a CDS encoding RDD family protein yields METIKISTAQNVDIEYEIAGLGERIAARLIDLAGFTVLYILMIILGMVSAISKFMAGFYGVLIVFFVIFAFYDLVCELTMNGQTFGKKIMKIKVISLDGAQPTFGQYIFRWIFRIIDFGLPFGWGAVALISVAVTKNHQRLGDLLAKTTLIKTKPRTSYTNVSFNVTLPEDYKPTFNEVLHLNDRDIELIHEVITGFNQTGNPELIYAMAAKTKEHIVVSIPAGMNELQFLETIIKDYYFLTSKISV; encoded by the coding sequence ATGGAAACCATTAAAATTAGCACGGCTCAAAATGTTGATATAGAATACGAAATCGCTGGTTTAGGAGAGCGTATAGCTGCTCGGTTGATCGATTTGGCAGGTTTTACGGTTCTATATATTTTAATGATAATTTTAGGAATGGTATCTGCCATCAGTAAATTTATGGCAGGTTTTTATGGAGTACTCATTGTGTTTTTTGTAATCTTCGCATTCTATGATCTCGTTTGTGAACTCACCATGAACGGTCAGACTTTTGGAAAAAAAATAATGAAAATAAAGGTGATCAGTTTAGATGGTGCACAGCCTACATTTGGACAATATATTTTTCGCTGGATTTTTAGAATTATAGACTTCGGACTTCCTTTTGGTTGGGGAGCCGTGGCGCTGATTTCAGTAGCTGTTACCAAAAACCATCAAAGGTTGGGCGATCTGTTGGCCAAAACCACCTTAATTAAGACTAAACCTCGAACTTCATATACGAACGTTAGTTTTAATGTAACCCTGCCAGAAGATTATAAACCAACTTTTAACGAAGTTTTGCATTTAAACGATCGAGATATAGAACTTATTCACGAAGTTATTACAGGTTTTAATCAAACCGGAAATCCAGAATTAATTTATGCGATGGCGGCCAAAACTAAAGAACATATAGTAGTTTCCATCCCGGCAGGAATGAATGAATTACAGTTTTTAGAAACCATTATTAAAGATTATTATTTTCTCACTTCTAAAATAAGCGTATAA
- a CDS encoding 4'-phosphopantetheinyl transferase family protein, which produces MPIVYNKNIDEHSALALWKIEETEIELLAGLQLKQHELDIIASLNNGKRLLHWLSTRLLLRKMLNTEEYIDCRFEEDGKPYLVNFDYHISLSHSYDYAAVMISKKFAVGVDIELIKHKIKSIKHKFLNDIELAQKQMGDNTEGLYVAWCAKEAIYKWNGKKGLEFKQHIHIKPFKLRGEGSLNAIVELPTGTRELSVNYFKTDDGYMVGYVTPKSP; this is translated from the coding sequence ATGCCAATAGTTTATAATAAAAATATCGATGAGCACTCTGCTCTGGCACTTTGGAAAATTGAAGAAACCGAGATAGAATTATTGGCTGGATTGCAACTTAAACAGCATGAACTTGATATTATTGCTTCTTTAAATAATGGCAAAAGACTTTTACATTGGCTTAGTACCAGGCTTTTACTAAGGAAAATGCTGAATACTGAAGAGTATATTGATTGTCGGTTTGAGGAAGACGGCAAGCCCTATTTAGTCAATTTTGATTACCATATATCTTTAAGTCACTCTTATGATTATGCTGCCGTAATGATTAGTAAAAAATTTGCGGTTGGTGTTGATATTGAATTGATCAAACATAAAATAAAAAGCATTAAGCATAAATTTTTAAATGACATAGAACTTGCTCAAAAACAAATGGGCGATAATACCGAAGGTTTATACGTTGCATGGTGCGCTAAAGAAGCTATTTATAAATGGAACGGCAAAAAAGGACTGGAATTTAAACAGCATATTCACATTAAGCCATTTAAATTACGAGGCGAAGGCAGTTTGAATGCGATTGTAGAATTGCCAACTGGCACTCGCGAACTTTCAGTAAATTACTTTAAAACCGATGATGGGTATATGGTGGGTTACGTAACCCCTAAATCCCCCTAG
- a CDS encoding serine hydrolase — MIKILWCLSLSLFLSFNSQAQNLDQVIKFIKENPKKCSVYLIENGKNTIKYNSSQLMPLASAAKTIIAIEFADQVASKKINPYTNIAVNDLAKYYLPFTDGGAHPAWLKSLGKKAGDSVSLLAVAQGMIRYSSNANTEYLEDLLGLENINKSIKTINLKDHQPLYYFTAAALMTSAKPKDFDESAWLKKLNGMSIEEYRRKCDENHLKLKTDSSFIKTLNANSLSGNIQKFWSDRLVSSTTETYALLMQKINSGTFFKKDVQQVLESVMEWPMLFTGNQQVFTHLGQKGGSTAFVLTDAFYATDKKGNTLSCAFFFNDLTKEESNLITSNFGAFEAGIITNQKFRTKLAEGLK, encoded by the coding sequence ATGATTAAAATATTATGGTGTCTTTCATTAAGCTTATTTCTTTCCTTTAATTCACAGGCTCAAAATTTAGATCAGGTTATAAAGTTTATTAAGGAAAACCCAAAAAAGTGTTCTGTTTATTTAATCGAGAATGGGAAGAATACGATTAAATATAATTCCAGTCAGTTAATGCCTTTGGCAAGCGCAGCGAAAACAATTATTGCGATTGAATTTGCTGATCAAGTTGCATCAAAAAAAATTAATCCTTACACCAACATTGCTGTTAACGACTTAGCTAAATATTATCTGCCATTTACAGATGGCGGCGCACACCCTGCCTGGTTAAAATCCCTAGGTAAAAAAGCTGGTGATAGTGTTTCGCTTTTGGCGGTTGCACAAGGAATGATCAGGTATAGCTCGAATGCTAACACCGAATATTTAGAGGATTTATTGGGTTTAGAAAATATCAATAAAAGTATTAAAACAATAAACTTAAAGGATCATCAGCCCTTATATTATTTCACTGCTGCGGCGTTAATGACGAGCGCTAAGCCGAAAGATTTTGATGAATCTGCTTGGCTGAAAAAATTAAATGGAATGTCTATCGAGGAATATAGACGTAAGTGTGATGAAAATCACTTAAAACTAAAAACAGATTCATCTTTTATAAAAACACTAAATGCCAATTCACTTTCAGGAAATATTCAAAAATTCTGGTCTGATCGATTGGTGTCATCTACAACAGAAACTTACGCACTTTTAATGCAAAAAATTAACAGCGGCACATTCTTTAAAAAAGATGTTCAGCAAGTTTTAGAAAGTGTAATGGAGTGGCCAATGTTGTTCACAGGAAATCAACAAGTATTCACTCACTTAGGACAAAAAGGAGGCTCTACTGCTTTTGTATTAACGGATGCTTTTTATGCAACAGATAAAAAAGGAAACACCCTTTCTTGTGCATTTTTTTTCAATGATTTAACCAAGGAAGAAAGTAATTTAATCACCTCAAATTTCGGTGCTTTCGAAGCTGGGATAATTACCAATCAGAAATTTAGAACGAAACTAGCCGAAGGATTAAAGTAA